A DNA window from Streptomyces bacillaris contains the following coding sequences:
- a CDS encoding RHS repeat-associated core domain-containing protein: MRQIFRPRHAAAVYRRTAVALSAVMVGGLMQFATPPEAVAQGNERPGVPNTDKPVRGKDGEKVAPRTLSKGPRTPDRTPRATLPEAGTAVIRLPEQSARTASGGVKAKGLPLTLGPVAEAGESVRGEVEARVLDRGTTERAGVRGVLLSLTPSEGAAPESRSAARPDKGGKAALTVEYARFADAFGGGYASRLRLVELPGCALTTPEKDACRTGTPLETVNDTDGQKLSAKSVGLRAGQSTVLAVVAGAEGEKGDYKATDLAPSASWDTSLNTGDFSWSYDMPVPQVPGGLEPSVGLSYSSGSIDGRTGGTNNQGSWVGDGFSLWPGYIERKYKPCSDDGVKNADGNKPGDQCWSYDNAFISFNGKGGELVPAGGDTWKLKKDDGTKVERLKDSARANGDNDNEYWRVTTPDGVQAYFGYNRLPGWATGKEETGSTWTVPVFGNNSGEPCNKATFAESWCQQAWRWNLDYIVDPHGNASAYHYTKEENYYGRNLKASDATPYTRGGHLKRIDYGLKSSAMFDKAPAQVVFGSGERCIPEAGVTCAADTIDDKSFYWYDTPWDMNCKAGKDCDNGRLSATFWTRKRLTDVTTQVLKPDGSYGKVDSWKLSHRWGMADTDYQLLLDSVQHTGHSAATPITLPKTTFAYTQLANRMDRTGDGYAPFIKARLSTVADEYGGQIDVNYSAPVCKESSLPAEHTNTTRCFPVYLGGDSDTAPELHWFNKYVVESLTETDRTGGSPDQVTQYEYLGGAAWHYDDADGFAKDKSRTWSDWRGYGHVRVRTGGQGGVMKSQADSYFLRGMHGDRKDKSGGTKTVTVALGEGEGEAITDHESAAGMEYRTVGFDAPGGKVLEKTVSRPWHHETAKKTRTWGTVTANFTGIASSKTWTSLDAGAGAKWRTTATATTYDTVAGRVTQVHDQGDTSTPADDRCTRTTYATNTARNILDLVAREETVAKACGADTDRAKDVISDIRTAYDGGAYGAAPAKGDATAVASLKSHDGTKATYLESGSTFDGYGRTLTSTDLTADVTVDGTAAPVRSARTDGLTTTTAYTPATGVPTQTTVTTPPAKSGNAGSALTVTTTLDPLRGKPLTQTDTNDNTTEFTYDALGRSAKLWLADRRNTLTPNYEFTYRVAEGKPVAVTTKLLNNNGGQISSHQLYDGFLRERQSQAPGPDGGRILADVFYDERGLVSKTFAPYYATGAPTTEIFKPVDALAVETQTRTTFDGLGRAVETRQLAGNGDGGSVLGITRTIHGGDRTTVIPPAGGTASTALNDARGRTTELRQHHSRTVDAAYDTTKYTYAPNGQLAGLTDPAGNSWSFGYDQRGRQTRSDDPDKGTTTTRYDDRGRVTSTEDARGTRLFTSYDNLGRQTELREGSPTGTLRASWTYDTVTGGKGQLAESTRYQAGNAYTSKVTQYDRQYRPIKTEVRIPDSEGALAGTYQSGVNYGTSGLVTGYSYSAAGSLPGGAVVHTYEPDTLRQTGVSGQGMSASVKYSNTGKPLQYELGLSSGGKKTWSTNTYEWGTQRLATSRVDREEQAGVDRHATYKYDEAGNVLSVSDVSRTGTDNQCFTYDHLRQVKEAWAQSTTTCAAAPTASAVGGPAPYWNSYTYDKIGNRATETRHDPAGDTAKNIQRTYTYPAPGAEQPHTLSSVQTRNASGTSTEEYAYDAAGNTTARPGQALTWDAEGRLAKVTEGGKSTEYVYDADGNRLIGRSAGTTTLYLGHTEVTLAQGASAAKATRYIDVGGGHQAIRRDDGTFDFTVADHHGTGVLAVQAGTMAIQQRRTDLFGNARGQEVSSWPGTKGFVGGTDDTGDTGLTHLSAREYDTKLGRFISVDPLLITEDPTQHNPYTYGNNNPATFSDPTGEAYEECVSGQYKCTYGKGGTGDVKKVSFGKNYESITRAKGGKVSKNYYAQQVTGRKYTYTKGQGISTRYTKKELTWADVLRKQSEAAYKQYVKAIDAAHQEWVNSQNQDKRSGWQKFWDGTKETFGTWEGWKNRVLPAAGFAACVIASAGVCGLAGAGIAVAVYVGDGVTGAGWNETGLATNLAWGAFGTAAAYKYARWGGASRSGAAWNSAFTRTSVVVKPATRTSGAIRQPGPLNWGVTRGNMVSNANFALGFCGAGSLSPGKAVGSC, encoded by the coding sequence ATGAGACAGATTTTCCGGCCGCGCCATGCCGCGGCTGTGTATCGCAGGACCGCAGTGGCCCTGTCGGCGGTGATGGTCGGCGGACTCATGCAGTTCGCGACCCCGCCGGAGGCCGTGGCGCAGGGCAACGAACGCCCCGGCGTGCCGAACACGGACAAGCCGGTGAGAGGCAAGGACGGGGAGAAGGTGGCTCCGCGCACCCTCTCCAAGGGGCCCCGGACCCCGGACCGGACGCCGAGGGCCACCCTGCCCGAGGCCGGGACGGCCGTGATCCGCCTGCCCGAGCAGTCGGCGCGGACGGCGTCGGGGGGTGTGAAGGCGAAGGGCCTTCCGCTCACCCTGGGCCCGGTCGCCGAAGCCGGGGAGTCGGTGCGCGGCGAGGTCGAGGCCCGGGTGCTGGACCGGGGAACGACGGAGCGCGCCGGAGTGCGTGGAGTCCTCCTCTCCCTCACCCCGTCCGAAGGGGCCGCGCCGGAGAGCAGGTCGGCCGCCCGCCCGGACAAGGGCGGCAAGGCCGCGCTCACGGTGGAGTACGCCCGGTTCGCCGACGCCTTCGGCGGCGGCTACGCCTCCCGCCTGCGGCTGGTCGAGCTGCCCGGCTGTGCGCTGACCACCCCCGAGAAGGACGCCTGCCGCACCGGCACACCGCTGGAGACCGTCAACGACACCGACGGGCAGAAGCTGAGCGCGAAGTCCGTCGGTCTGCGCGCCGGCCAGTCCACCGTTCTGGCCGTGGTCGCCGGGGCCGAGGGGGAGAAGGGCGACTACAAGGCCACGGATCTGGCCCCGTCGGCGTCCTGGGACACCAGCCTCAACACCGGTGACTTCTCCTGGTCCTACGACATGCCCGTACCCCAGGTCCCCGGCGGCCTGGAGCCGAGTGTGGGTCTGTCCTACTCGTCCGGGTCGATCGACGGCCGTACCGGAGGAACCAACAACCAGGGCTCCTGGGTCGGGGACGGCTTCAGCCTGTGGCCCGGCTACATCGAGCGCAAGTACAAGCCCTGTTCCGACGACGGGGTGAAGAACGCCGACGGCAACAAGCCCGGTGACCAGTGCTGGTCCTACGACAACGCGTTCATCTCGTTCAACGGCAAGGGCGGCGAACTCGTCCCGGCCGGCGGCGACACATGGAAGCTGAAGAAGGACGACGGCACCAAGGTCGAGCGGCTGAAGGACTCCGCGCGCGCCAACGGCGACAACGACAACGAGTACTGGCGGGTCACCACCCCGGACGGTGTGCAGGCCTACTTCGGCTACAACCGGCTGCCGGGCTGGGCGACAGGGAAGGAGGAGACCGGTTCCACCTGGACCGTTCCGGTCTTCGGCAACAACTCCGGTGAGCCGTGCAACAAGGCGACCTTCGCCGAATCCTGGTGCCAGCAGGCCTGGCGGTGGAACCTCGACTACATCGTCGACCCGCACGGCAACGCGTCCGCCTATCACTACACCAAGGAGGAGAACTACTACGGCCGCAACCTGAAGGCGTCCGATGCCACCCCGTACACCCGTGGCGGCCACCTCAAGCGCATCGACTACGGCCTGAAGTCCTCGGCGATGTTCGACAAGGCGCCCGCGCAGGTCGTCTTCGGCAGCGGTGAGCGCTGCATCCCCGAGGCAGGGGTCACCTGTGCCGCGGACACCATCGACGACAAGTCGTTCTACTGGTACGACACCCCGTGGGACATGAACTGCAAGGCGGGCAAGGACTGCGACAACGGACGTCTCTCGGCGACGTTCTGGACCCGCAAGCGCCTGACGGATGTGACCACCCAGGTGCTGAAGCCCGACGGCTCCTACGGCAAGGTCGACTCCTGGAAGCTCAGCCACCGCTGGGGCATGGCGGACACCGACTACCAGTTGCTGCTCGACTCGGTGCAGCACACCGGACACTCCGCCGCGACGCCGATCACCCTGCCGAAGACCACGTTCGCCTACACCCAGCTCGCCAACCGGATGGACCGCACCGGAGACGGGTACGCGCCGTTCATCAAGGCGCGCCTGTCCACGGTGGCGGACGAGTACGGCGGCCAGATCGACGTCAACTACTCGGCCCCGGTCTGCAAGGAGAGCAGCCTGCCGGCGGAGCACACCAACACCACCCGCTGCTTCCCGGTCTACCTCGGCGGTGACAGCGACACCGCCCCGGAGCTGCACTGGTTCAACAAGTACGTCGTGGAGTCCCTCACGGAGACCGACCGTACGGGCGGCTCCCCCGACCAGGTGACGCAGTACGAGTACCTCGGCGGTGCGGCCTGGCACTACGACGACGCCGACGGTTTCGCCAAGGACAAGAGCAGGACCTGGTCCGACTGGCGGGGCTACGGGCACGTCAGGGTCAGGACCGGTGGTCAGGGCGGAGTCATGAAGTCGCAGGCCGATTCCTACTTCCTGCGCGGCATGCACGGCGACCGCAAGGACAAGTCCGGCGGTACCAAGACGGTCACCGTCGCCCTCGGCGAGGGTGAGGGCGAGGCGATCACCGACCACGAGTCGGCAGCCGGCATGGAGTACCGGACCGTCGGCTTCGATGCCCCCGGCGGAAAGGTGCTGGAGAAGACGGTCAGCCGCCCCTGGCACCACGAGACCGCGAAGAAGACCCGCACCTGGGGCACCGTCACCGCGAACTTCACCGGCATCGCGTCCTCGAAGACCTGGACGTCGCTGGACGCCGGAGCCGGTGCCAAGTGGCGCACCACCGCGACCGCGACGACCTATGACACGGTCGCCGGACGGGTGACCCAGGTCCACGACCAGGGCGACACGTCCACCCCCGCCGACGACCGGTGCACCCGGACGACCTACGCCACCAACACCGCCAGGAACATCCTGGACCTGGTCGCCCGGGAGGAGACCGTCGCCAAGGCCTGCGGCGCCGACACCGACCGCGCCAAGGACGTCATCTCCGACATCCGGACCGCCTACGACGGCGGCGCCTACGGAGCCGCACCGGCCAAGGGCGACGCGACTGCGGTGGCGAGCCTGAAGTCCCACGACGGCACCAAGGCCACCTACCTGGAGTCGGGCAGCACCTTCGACGGCTACGGCCGCACCCTGACCTCCACGGACCTGACCGCCGACGTCACGGTCGACGGCACCGCCGCCCCGGTGCGTTCGGCGCGCACCGACGGTCTCACCACCACGACCGCCTACACCCCCGCGACCGGTGTGCCGACGCAGACCACGGTCACCACCCCGCCCGCCAAGAGCGGGAACGCCGGGTCCGCGCTGACCGTGACCACCACGCTCGATCCGCTGCGCGGCAAGCCGCTGACGCAGACCGACACGAACGACAACACCACCGAGTTCACCTACGACGCGCTGGGCCGTTCCGCCAAGCTGTGGCTCGCCGACCGCCGTAACACCCTCACTCCCAACTACGAGTTCACCTACCGGGTGGCCGAGGGCAAGCCGGTCGCGGTGACCACGAAGCTGCTGAACAACAACGGCGGGCAGATCAGCTCGCACCAGCTCTACGACGGCTTCCTGCGGGAACGCCAGTCCCAGGCACCGGGCCCCGACGGCGGCCGCATCCTCGCGGACGTCTTCTACGACGAACGCGGCCTGGTGAGCAAGACGTTCGCCCCGTACTACGCCACCGGAGCCCCCACCACGGAGATCTTCAAGCCGGTCGACGCCCTGGCGGTGGAGACCCAGACCCGCACCACCTTCGACGGTCTGGGAAGGGCGGTCGAGACACGGCAGCTCGCGGGCAACGGCGACGGCGGCTCCGTTCTCGGCATCACCAGAACGATCCACGGCGGTGACCGGACCACGGTGATCCCGCCCGCGGGCGGCACCGCCAGCACCGCTCTGAACGACGCCCGGGGCCGGACGACCGAACTGCGCCAGCACCACTCCCGTACCGTCGACGCCGCCTACGACACCACGAAGTACACCTACGCCCCGAACGGTCAGCTCGCCGGGCTCACCGATCCGGCTGGGAACTCCTGGAGCTTCGGCTACGACCAGAGGGGCCGTCAGACCCGCTCCGACGACCCGGACAAGGGCACCACCACCACGCGCTACGACGACCGTGGCCGGGTGACCTCGACCGAGGACGCGCGCGGAACCCGGCTGTTCACCAGCTACGACAACCTCGGCCGCCAGACCGAGCTGCGCGAAGGCTCCCCGACCGGGACCCTGCGGGCGAGTTGGACCTACGACACGGTCACCGGCGGCAAGGGGCAGCTGGCCGAATCCACCCGCTACCAGGCGGGGAACGCCTACACATCGAAGGTCACCCAGTACGACCGCCAGTACCGGCCGATCAAGACCGAGGTGCGGATACCCGACTCCGAGGGCGCCCTGGCGGGCACCTACCAGAGCGGGGTCAACTACGGCACCTCCGGACTGGTCACCGGGTACAGCTACTCCGCGGCAGGCTCGCTGCCCGGGGGCGCGGTCGTGCACACCTACGAGCCCGACACCCTGCGCCAGACCGGGGTCTCCGGCCAGGGCATGTCCGCATCGGTCAAGTACAGCAACACCGGAAAGCCCCTGCAGTACGAACTCGGCCTGTCCAGCGGCGGAAAGAAGACCTGGAGCACCAACACCTACGAGTGGGGCACGCAGCGCCTCGCCACCTCCCGGGTCGACCGTGAGGAGCAGGCGGGTGTGGACCGCCACGCCACCTACAAGTACGACGAAGCCGGCAATGTCCTGTCCGTCTCGGACGTCTCGCGTACCGGCACCGACAACCAGTGCTTCACCTACGACCATCTGCGCCAGGTGAAGGAGGCCTGGGCCCAGAGCACCACCACCTGTGCTGCCGCCCCCACCGCTTCGGCGGTCGGTGGCCCGGCCCCGTACTGGAACTCCTACACCTACGACAAGATCGGCAACCGTGCCACCGAGACCCGGCACGACCCGGCCGGTGACACCGCCAAGAACATCCAGCGCACCTACACCTACCCGGCGCCCGGCGCCGAGCAGCCCCACACGCTGAGCTCCGTGCAGACGAGGAACGCGAGCGGCACCAGCACCGAGGAGTACGCCTACGACGCAGCCGGCAACACCACGGCACGCCCCGGACAGGCTCTGACCTGGGATGCCGAAGGCCGTCTGGCCAAGGTCACCGAGGGCGGCAAGAGCACCGAGTACGTCTACGACGCCGACGGCAACCGCCTGATCGGCCGCTCAGCCGGCACCACCACGCTCTACCTCGGGCACACCGAAGTCACCCTGGCCCAGGGTGCCTCGGCCGCGAAGGCCACCCGCTACATCGACGTCGGCGGCGGCCACCAGGCCATCCGGCGCGACGACGGCACCTTCGACTTCACGGTCGCCGACCACCACGGCACCGGCGTTCTTGCCGTCCAGGCCGGAACGATGGCGATCCAGCAGCGCCGCACCGATCTCTTCGGCAACGCACGCGGTCAGGAAGTCTCGTCATGGCCCGGCACCAAGGGCTTCGTCGGGGGAACGGACGACACCGGGGACACCGGCCTCACCCATCTCAGCGCCCGCGAATACGACACGAAACTGGGCCGCTTCATCAGCGTCGACCCTCTCCTGATCACGGAGGACCCCACCCAGCACAATCCGTACACGTACGGGAACAACAACCCGGCCACGTTCTCCGACCCCACGGGCGAGGCCTACGAGGAGTGCGTCAGCGGCCAGTACAAGTGCACCTACGGAAAGGGCGGCACCGGGGACGTCAAGAAGGTCAGCTTCGGCAAGAACTACGAAAGCATCACCCGCGCCAAGGGCGGTAAGGTCTCCAAGAACTACTACGCACAGCAGGTCACCGGCCGCAAGTACACGTACACCAAGGGGCAGGGCATCAGTACCCGTTACACCAAGAAGGAACTGACCTGGGCCGATGTACTCCGTAAGCAGTCCGAAGCGGCGTACAAGCAGTATGTGAAGGCCATCGACGCGGCGCATCAGGAGTGGGTCAACAGCCAGAACCAGGACAAGCGCTCCGGATGGCAGAAGTTCTGGGACGGAACGAAGGAGACCTTCGGCACCTGGGAAGGGTGGAAGAACCGGGTTCTTCCGGCGGCCGGGTTCGCCGCGTGTGTCATCGCCTCGGCCGGGGTCTGCGGATTGGCCGGGGCAGGCATTGCCGTGGCTGTCTACGTAGGAGACGGGGTGACCGGGGCGGGCTGGAATGAGACCGGCTTGGCCACCAATCTGGCCTGGGGCGCTTTCGGGACGGCTGCCGCATACAAGTACGCTCGTTGGGGAGGAGCCAGCCGCAGTGGGGCCGCGTGGAACAGCGCTTTCACACGCACCTCCGTGGTCGTCAAGCCGGCCACCAGGACGAGCGGTGCAATTCGGCAACCCGGCCCGCTCAATTGGGGCGTAACCAGGGGCAATATGGTCAGCAATGCCAACTTCGCTCTCGGGTTCTGTGGTGCGGGTAGCCTGAGCCCCGGAAAGGCTGTCGGATCCTGCTGA
- a CDS encoding 3-hydroxybutyryl-CoA dehydrogenase, which produces MADIARVGVVGCGQMGAGIAEVCARSGLEVKVAETTGEALEIGRTRLHNSLSKAAERGKITEQERDETLGRLSFTTDLGEFADRDLVIEAVVENEQVKTEIFQVLDQVVVRQDAILASNTSSIPLVKLAVATSRPDRVIGIHFFNPAPVQKLVELIPALTTSDETVKRAEAVVHDVLGKHAIRAQDRSGFVVNALLIPYLLSAIRMFESGIASREDIDNGMEMGCAHPMGPLKLADLIGLDTVASVADSMYAEYKEPLYAAPPLLQRMVDAGRLGRKTGSGFYAY; this is translated from the coding sequence ATGGCCGACATTGCACGCGTCGGGGTGGTGGGCTGTGGCCAGATGGGCGCAGGGATCGCGGAGGTGTGCGCCCGCAGCGGCCTCGAGGTCAAGGTCGCCGAGACCACCGGCGAGGCGCTGGAGATCGGCCGCACCCGGCTGCACAACTCCCTCTCGAAGGCCGCCGAGCGCGGCAAGATCACCGAGCAGGAGCGGGACGAGACCCTCGGCCGCCTCAGCTTCACCACCGACCTCGGGGAGTTCGCGGACCGCGATCTCGTCATCGAGGCCGTCGTGGAGAACGAGCAGGTCAAGACGGAGATCTTCCAGGTCCTGGACCAGGTGGTCGTCCGGCAGGACGCGATCCTCGCCTCCAACACCTCCTCCATCCCGCTGGTGAAGCTGGCCGTCGCCACCTCGCGCCCGGACCGGGTCATCGGCATCCACTTCTTCAACCCGGCGCCCGTCCAGAAGCTGGTCGAGCTGATCCCGGCGCTGACCACCTCGGACGAGACCGTCAAGCGCGCCGAGGCCGTCGTCCACGACGTGCTGGGCAAGCACGCGATCCGTGCCCAGGACCGGTCCGGCTTCGTGGTGAACGCGCTGCTGATCCCGTATCTGCTCTCCGCGATCCGGATGTTCGAGTCGGGCATCGCGAGCCGCGAGGACATCGACAACGGCATGGAGATGGGCTGCGCCCACCCGATGGGGCCGCTGAAGCTCGCGGACCTGATCGGCCTGGACACCGTGGCCTCGGTCGCGGATTCGATGTACGCCGAGTACAAGGAACCGCTGTACGCCGCTCCCCCGCTGCTCCAGCGCATGGTCGACGCGGGGCGGCTGGGGCGCAAGACGGGGTCGGGGTTCTACGCCTACTGA
- a CDS encoding glycoside hydrolase family 10 protein, translating to MTRRSLVAGAAGLVAAMTTGGDAAAMTTAPSVRGGGGGEDRSARGELRGVWIATVANLDWPSRPGLTAAAQRSELIAHLDRAVRLRLNAVVLQVRPTADALWPSPYEPWADCLTGVQGQDPGWDPLATAVREAHDRGLELHAWFNPYRVANHTDPTRLTASHPARLHPEWVLPYGGKLYYNPGLPEVRRFVQDAMLDAVRRYEIDAVHWDDYFYPYPVAGQEFRDDAAYERYGSAFGDRAAWRRDNVDRLVREMGERIRETRQGVRFGVSPFAVWRNKATDPAGSDTRAGVETYDDLHADTRRWVKEGWIDYICPQIYWHLGQTAADYAKVLAWWDQTVRGTGVGLYVGEALYKAGDPAQAAPWQDPAELSRHLALARDHEEVAGHIFFSAKHVAADRIGAMARVVADHYQDRVRAPR from the coding sequence ATGACCCGGCGGTCGCTGGTGGCGGGCGCGGCGGGACTGGTGGCGGCGATGACGACGGGCGGTGACGCGGCGGCGATGACAACGGCCCCTTCCGTACGGGGAGGGGGCGGCGGCGAGGACCGGTCCGCGCGGGGTGAGCTGCGCGGCGTCTGGATCGCCACGGTCGCCAACCTGGACTGGCCCTCCAGGCCCGGCCTGACGGCGGCGGCCCAGCGGTCCGAGCTGATCGCCCACCTCGACCGGGCCGTCCGGCTGCGGCTCAACGCGGTGGTGCTCCAGGTCCGCCCCACCGCCGACGCCCTCTGGCCCTCCCCGTACGAACCGTGGGCCGACTGCCTGACCGGTGTCCAGGGCCAGGACCCGGGGTGGGACCCGCTCGCCACGGCCGTCCGCGAGGCGCACGACCGGGGCCTGGAACTGCACGCCTGGTTCAACCCGTACCGGGTGGCCAACCACACGGACCCCACCCGGCTCACCGCCTCCCACCCGGCGCGGCTGCATCCGGAGTGGGTCCTGCCGTACGGCGGGAAGCTCTACTACAACCCCGGCCTTCCGGAGGTCCGCCGCTTCGTCCAGGACGCCATGCTGGACGCCGTCCGCCGCTACGAGATCGACGCGGTGCACTGGGACGACTACTTCTACCCGTATCCGGTGGCGGGCCAGGAGTTCAGGGACGACGCCGCCTACGAGCGGTACGGCTCCGCCTTCGGGGACAGGGCCGCCTGGCGCCGGGACAACGTGGACCGGCTGGTGCGGGAGATGGGCGAGCGGATCCGGGAGACCCGGCAGGGCGTCCGGTTCGGCGTCAGCCCCTTCGCCGTCTGGCGGAACAAGGCCACCGACCCGGCGGGCTCCGACACCCGGGCGGGCGTCGAGACCTACGACGACCTGCACGCCGACACCCGTAGATGGGTGAAGGAGGGGTGGATCGACTACATCTGCCCGCAGATCTACTGGCATCTGGGCCAGACGGCCGCCGACTACGCCAAGGTTCTCGCCTGGTGGGACCAGACCGTACGGGGCACGGGCGTGGGCCTGTACGTGGGGGAGGCGCTCTACAAGGCGGGCGACCCGGCCCAGGCCGCGCCCTGGCAGGACCCGGCGGAACTCTCCCGCCACCTCGCCCTCGCCCGGGACCACGAGGAGGTGGCCGGGCACATCTTCTTCTCCGCCAAGCACGTGGCGGCGGACCGGATCGGCGCGATGGCCCGGGTGGTGGCCGACCACTACCAGGACCGGGTGCGCGCCCCTCGCTGA
- a CDS encoding DUF1918 domain-containing protein → MEAHAGDRLLMHGRTVGQHDRVAEIIEVLGDGGAPPYRLRFPDGHEHLMSPGPDSVVQHIEAPRNRPPQ, encoded by the coding sequence ATGGAGGCACACGCGGGCGACCGGCTGCTGATGCACGGCAGGACCGTGGGACAGCACGACCGGGTCGCAGAGATCATCGAGGTTCTCGGGGACGGGGGCGCTCCTCCGTACCGGCTCCGGTTCCCCGACGGCCATGAACACCTGATGTCCCCCGGCCCCGACAGCGTCGTCCAGCACATCGAGGCGCCCAGGAACCGGCCCCCGCAGTAG
- a CDS encoding DMT family transporter yields MRAKDSATDPGTIAVGGGTETAPTTATAPTPIADTAPAAGTAPTAGTALAAGTAPGTAPASGRATPGTAPYAPQHSPKAPARRGTLLASLGVVAFSLTFPSTAWGLESFGPWSLVALRSTLAALIAGCFLLAVRAPVPERRHWAGLAVVAGGVVVGFPLLTTLALQTSSTSHAAVVVGLLPLTTAVLGSLRTGERPSRTFWVAALAGAAVVIGFTVQQSGGALTSGDLYLFGALLVCAAGYTEGGRLARVMPGWQVIGWALMLCLPLAVAGSAVALPLEPVRLSAHGVLGLVWVAAGSTFFGLYVWYKGMAGIGVPRASQLQLAQPLLTLAWSVLLLGEEVSAAAPLAAVAVLVCIAATQRTGRRRAPRPLPAGETGPVRS; encoded by the coding sequence ATGAGAGCAAAGGATAGCGCTACCGACCCTGGAACGATAGCGGTCGGTGGTGGTACGGAGACCGCCCCGACCACGGCCACAGCCCCGACGCCGATCGCAGACACCGCCCCGGCCGCAGGCACCGCCCCGACCGCAGGCACCGCCCTGGCCGCCGGAACCGCCCCGGGCACGGCGCCGGCCTCGGGCCGGGCCACCCCGGGCACGGCCCCGTACGCGCCGCAGCACAGCCCCAAGGCCCCCGCCCGCCGTGGCACGCTCCTCGCCTCGCTCGGCGTCGTGGCGTTCTCGCTCACCTTCCCCTCCACCGCCTGGGGCCTGGAGAGCTTCGGCCCCTGGTCCCTCGTCGCCCTGCGCTCCACGCTCGCCGCCCTCATCGCGGGCTGCTTCCTGCTGGCCGTCCGGGCGCCGGTGCCCGAACGCCGTCACTGGGCCGGGCTCGCGGTGGTGGCGGGCGGGGTGGTCGTCGGGTTCCCGCTGCTGACGACCCTGGCGCTGCAGACCTCCAGCACCTCGCACGCCGCCGTGGTCGTGGGGCTGCTGCCGCTGACGACCGCCGTGCTGGGGTCACTCCGTACCGGGGAGCGCCCCTCCCGTACGTTCTGGGTCGCGGCCCTCGCCGGGGCCGCCGTCGTCATCGGCTTCACCGTGCAGCAGAGCGGCGGGGCCCTGACCTCGGGCGACCTGTATCTCTTCGGGGCGCTGCTGGTGTGCGCGGCCGGGTACACCGAGGGTGGCCGGCTGGCCCGGGTGATGCCGGGGTGGCAGGTGATCGGCTGGGCGCTGATGCTCTGCCTGCCGTTGGCGGTGGCGGGCAGCGCGGTGGCCCTGCCGCTGGAGCCGGTCCGCCTCAGCGCGCACGGCGTCCTCGGCCTGGTCTGGGTGGCCGCCGGGTCGACGTTCTTCGGGCTGTACGTCTGGTACAAGGGCATGGCCGGGATCGGCGTCCCCCGGGCCAGCCAACTCCAGCTCGCCCAGCCGCTGCTGACGCTGGCGTGGTCCGTCCTGCTGCTCGGCGAGGAGGTGTCGGCGGCGGCTCCCCTCGCGGCGGTCGCGGTGCTGGTCTGCATCGCCGCCACCCAGCGGACCGGACGGCGCAGGGCTCCCCGACCCCTCCCAGCAGGGGAAACCGGGCCCGTACGGTCATAG